One region of Cyanobium sp. M30B3 genomic DNA includes:
- a CDS encoding DUF389 domain-containing protein — translation MRSGMLPLDAARLDALRGEFEREASFSQVFVVLTVGATLIATLGLLANSPGVVIGAMVVAPWILPLQAMAFEILQGRLPMFLRALRTLMLGVVICVLLAMAVGHLVAFPSFGSEVINRTSPNLLDLGVALVAGAVAMFAKLRKDAISALAGLAIAVALVPPMCVVGVLLASSFWIQAYGALLLFTTNLLGIMVGAMAALGTLVPVYRGRLFHSRLGLTSLALTALLVIPLGSSFVRLLQQARQETKAQQLEVAVEQKLRSSTITLGSDPAIDLVGLSIDWNQNPPLIRARVRVTDPSLPTSRQVADVQAFINRIQAPLRFRLVVQRTAVDLIGPETAPNPPELEVLPPPTQAPLPAAQTSDGQPDGD, via the coding sequence ATGCGCAGTGGCATGCTCCCGCTCGACGCCGCCCGGCTCGACGCCCTGCGCGGGGAGTTTGAGCGCGAGGCCAGTTTCAGCCAGGTGTTCGTGGTGCTCACCGTGGGTGCCACCCTGATCGCCACCCTGGGCCTGCTGGCCAACAGCCCCGGGGTGGTGATCGGGGCCATGGTGGTGGCCCCCTGGATCCTGCCGCTGCAGGCAATGGCCTTCGAGATCCTGCAGGGACGCCTGCCGATGTTCCTGCGGGCCCTGCGCACCCTGATGCTGGGTGTGGTGATCTGCGTGCTGCTGGCGATGGCGGTGGGGCATCTGGTGGCCTTCCCCAGCTTCGGCAGCGAGGTGATCAACCGCACCAGCCCCAACCTGCTGGACCTGGGGGTGGCCCTGGTGGCCGGAGCGGTGGCGATGTTCGCCAAATTGAGGAAGGATGCGATTTCGGCCCTGGCCGGCCTGGCGATCGCCGTGGCCCTGGTTCCCCCGATGTGCGTGGTGGGTGTCCTGCTGGCCTCCTCCTTCTGGATCCAGGCCTACGGGGCGCTGCTGCTGTTCACCACCAATCTGCTGGGGATCATGGTGGGGGCGATGGCGGCGCTGGGCACGCTGGTGCCGGTGTACCGAGGCCGCCTGTTTCACAGCAGGCTCGGCCTCACCAGCCTGGCCCTCACCGCCCTGCTGGTGATTCCGCTGGGCAGCAGCTTCGTTCGCCTGCTGCAGCAGGCCCGCCAGGAGACCAAGGCCCAGCAGCTTGAGGTGGCGGTTGAACAGAAGCTGCGCAGCAGCACGATCACCCTCGGCAGTGATCCCGCCATCGATCTGGTTGGACTCTCCATCGACTGGAACCAGAACCCGCCGCTGATCCGGGCCCGGGTGCGGGTGACGGACCCGTCCCTGCCCACCTCCCGGCAAGTGGCGGATGTGCAGGCCTTCATCAACCGCATTCAGGCGCCCCTGCGCTTCCGGCTGGTCGTGCAACGCACCGCCGTGGACCTGATCGGCCCGGAAACGGCGCCCAACCCGCCCGAGTTGGAGGTGTTGCCCCCACCGACCCAGGCGCCGTTGCCCGCAGCGCAGACCAGCGATGGCCAGCCAGATGGTGATTGA
- the fabI gene encoding enoyl-ACP reductase FabI, which yields MLLDLRGKKALVTGIANNKSIAWGIAQQLHAAGCELGVTYLPDEKGRFEGKVRDLTAPLAPTLFEPLNVQEPTQIAAVFSRVQEQWGSIDVLVHCLAFAGKEELIGDYSAISPEGFARALEVSAYSLAPLCRYAKPLFNPGGSVITLSYLGAERAIPNYNVMGVAKAALEASVRYLAAELGPERQVRVNAISAGPIRTLASSAIGGILDMIHNVEEKAPLRRTVTQDEVGNAAAFLASPLASGITGQVLYVDAGYCITGM from the coding sequence ATGCTTCTCGATCTGCGCGGCAAGAAAGCCCTGGTCACCGGCATCGCCAACAACAAGTCGATCGCCTGGGGCATCGCCCAGCAGCTGCATGCCGCCGGCTGTGAGCTGGGCGTCACCTATCTGCCCGATGAGAAGGGCCGCTTCGAGGGCAAGGTGCGCGACCTCACCGCCCCGCTGGCTCCCACCCTGTTCGAGCCCCTCAACGTGCAGGAGCCGACCCAGATCGCTGCGGTGTTCAGCAGGGTGCAGGAGCAGTGGGGCTCGATCGACGTGCTGGTGCACTGCCTGGCCTTCGCCGGCAAGGAGGAACTGATCGGCGACTACAGCGCCATCTCCCCCGAGGGCTTCGCCCGGGCCCTGGAGGTGAGCGCCTACTCCCTGGCCCCGCTGTGCCGCTACGCCAAACCCCTGTTCAACCCCGGCGGCAGCGTGATCACCCTCAGCTACCTGGGCGCCGAGCGCGCCATCCCCAACTACAACGTGATGGGCGTGGCCAAGGCGGCCCTGGAGGCCTCGGTGCGTTACCTGGCGGCCGAGCTGGGCCCGGAGCGGCAGGTGCGCGTGAACGCCATCAGCGCCGGCCCGATCCGCACCTTGGCGAGTTCGGCGATCGGCGGCATCCTCGACATGATCCACAACGTGGAGGAGAAAGCCCCCCTGCGCCGCACCGTGACCCAGGACGAGGTGGGCAACGCCGCCGCCTTTCTGGCCAGCCCCCTGGCCAGCGGCATCACCGGCCAGGTGCTGTATGTGGACGCCGGCTACTGCATCACGGGGATGTGA
- a CDS encoding Nif11-like leader peptide family natural product precursor codes for MSKAQLIAFLAKAQATPALQQQIDAAADGSAVVAIARAEGFLFSPASLARHQRG; via the coding sequence ATGTCAAAAGCACAGCTAATTGCTTTTCTGGCCAAGGCTCAGGCCACCCCTGCCCTCCAGCAGCAGATCGATGCCGCCGCTGATGGCAGCGCCGTGGTGGCCATCGCCCGTGCGGAGGGCTTCCTGTTCTCCCCCGCCAGCCTCGCCCGTCACCAGCGGGGTTGA
- the hisB gene encoding imidazoleglycerol-phosphate dehydratase HisB gives MRTGTIHRVTGETEVRVQLNLDGTGRCQASTGVPFLDHMLHQISSHGLIDLEISATGDTHIDDHHTNEDVGIAFGQALAQALGERRGIHRFGHFVAPLDEALVQVALDCSGRPHLSYSLQIPAQKIGSYDTELVKEFFVAVVNNSGLTLHIRQLDGANSHHIVEACFKAFARALRLATEIDPRRAGAVPSSKGVLEQAGAQ, from the coding sequence ATGCGCACGGGCACCATCCACCGCGTCACCGGCGAAACCGAGGTGCGCGTGCAGCTGAACCTCGACGGCACGGGCCGCTGCCAGGCCAGCACCGGCGTGCCCTTTCTCGATCACATGCTCCACCAGATCAGCAGCCACGGCCTGATCGACCTGGAGATCAGCGCCACGGGCGACACCCACATCGACGACCACCACACCAACGAGGACGTGGGCATCGCCTTCGGCCAGGCCCTGGCCCAGGCCCTGGGCGAGCGGCGCGGCATCCACCGCTTCGGCCACTTCGTGGCGCCGCTGGATGAGGCCCTGGTGCAGGTGGCGCTCGACTGCAGCGGCCGCCCGCACCTCAGCTACAGCCTGCAGATCCCGGCCCAGAAGATCGGCAGCTACGACACCGAGCTGGTGAAGGAGTTCTTCGTGGCGGTGGTGAACAACAGCGGCCTCACCCTGCACATCCGCCAGCTGGATGGGGCCAACTCCCACCACATCGTGGAGGCCTGCTTCAAGGCCTTCGCCCGGGCGCTGCGCCTGGCCACCGAGATCGACCCCCGCCGCGCCGGTGCCGTGCCCAGCAGCAAGGGGGTGCTGGAGCAGGCCGGCGCCCAGTAG
- the lpxI gene encoding UDP-2,3-diacylglucosamine diphosphatase LpxI (LpxI, functionally equivalent to LpxH, replaces it in LPS biosynthesis in a minority of bacteria.) yields the protein MGDPNLAIIAGSGVLPGLLSQALSAAGRSHLCCHPHGIPVDLEDAEEFYFERAISFFRSLEARGVRQVVMVGKFHRPRHLNPLRFESSTLLAAPRILASLRKGDDASLRALAEIIEELGLEVVGVEDVAPSLLPEPGLYASKVPSDQDRADVERAAYIVEAISAVDVGQGAVVAGGLCLATESLPGTDAMLEWVAATRDDQPAGSRSGVLYKAPKLHQDRRMDLPAIGPITVAKAAAAGLAGIAWEARGALLLDTELTMAEANRHGLFLWARPPLG from the coding sequence ATGGGTGATCCCAACCTCGCGATCATCGCCGGTTCAGGAGTGCTGCCCGGCCTGCTCTCCCAGGCCCTCAGCGCGGCCGGCCGGTCCCACCTCTGCTGCCACCCCCACGGCATCCCGGTGGATCTCGAGGATGCGGAGGAGTTTTATTTCGAGCGCGCGATCTCCTTCTTCCGCTCCCTGGAGGCGCGGGGAGTCCGCCAGGTGGTGATGGTGGGCAAGTTCCATCGTCCCCGCCATCTCAATCCCCTGCGTTTCGAGAGCTCCACCCTGCTGGCCGCTCCGCGGATCCTGGCCTCCCTGCGCAAGGGGGACGACGCCTCCCTGCGGGCCCTGGCGGAGATCATCGAGGAGCTCGGCCTGGAGGTGGTGGGCGTGGAGGACGTGGCCCCCAGCCTCCTGCCCGAGCCGGGCCTGTACGCCAGCAAGGTTCCCAGCGACCAGGATCGCGCCGATGTGGAGCGGGCGGCCTACATCGTGGAGGCGATCTCGGCGGTGGACGTGGGCCAGGGGGCCGTGGTGGCCGGCGGACTCTGCCTGGCCACCGAATCCCTGCCCGGCACCGACGCCATGCTCGAGTGGGTGGCCGCCACCCGGGACGACCAGCCCGCCGGCAGCCGCTCCGGCGTGCTCTACAAGGCACCGAAGCTCCATCAGGACCGCCGCATGGACCTGCCGGCGATCGGGCCCATCACCGTGGCCAAGGCCGCTGCCGCCGGTCTGGCGGGGATCGCCTGGGAAGCCCGCGGCGCCCTGCTGCTCGACACCGAGCTCACCATGGCCGAGGCCAACCGCCACGGCCTGTTTCTCTGGGCCCGCCCACCCCTGGGCTGA
- a CDS encoding histidine--tRNA ligase, producing the protein MASLQSLRGMVDLLPEQTPLWQHVEATARAHFQRAAVQEIRTPLLEVTELFARGIGEATDVVGKEMYTFLDRGERSCTLRPEGTASVVRAAIQHGLLSQGAQRLWYGGPMFRYERPQAGRQRQFHQIGLELLGFADARSDVEAIAIAWDLLADLGVGGLALELNTLGSADDRARYRTELVAWLEAHRDQLDPDSQARIHANPLRVLDSKNPGTQALLAGAPTLADALSGESHERFAAVRRGLEALGIPFQLNPRLVRGLDYYSHTAFEITSSQLGAQATVCGGGRYDGLVQQLGGPPTPAIGWALGLERLVLLLSQASAPPAQPLDLYVVSRGEAAEALAVPLARSCRAAGLAVEWDASGAAFAKQFKRADRSGARFAAVIGDGETAAGVVRLKDLRAEAAEQRLSLGDVPRHLLQACRT; encoded by the coding sequence TTGGCCTCGCTCCAGAGCCTGCGCGGCATGGTTGATCTGCTGCCCGAGCAGACCCCGCTCTGGCAGCACGTGGAGGCCACGGCCCGCGCCCACTTCCAGCGGGCGGCCGTGCAGGAGATCCGCACGCCGCTGCTGGAGGTCACCGAGCTGTTCGCCCGCGGCATCGGCGAGGCCACCGATGTGGTGGGCAAGGAGATGTACACCTTCCTCGACCGCGGCGAGCGCAGCTGCACCCTGCGGCCCGAGGGCACCGCCTCGGTGGTGCGGGCCGCCATCCAGCACGGCCTGCTCAGCCAGGGGGCGCAGCGGCTCTGGTATGGCGGGCCGATGTTCCGCTATGAGCGGCCCCAGGCCGGCCGCCAGCGCCAGTTCCACCAGATCGGCCTGGAGTTGCTCGGCTTTGCCGATGCCCGCAGCGATGTGGAGGCGATCGCCATCGCCTGGGACCTGCTGGCCGATCTGGGCGTGGGCGGCCTGGCCCTGGAGCTCAACACCCTCGGCAGCGCCGACGACCGGGCGCGCTACCGAACGGAGCTGGTGGCCTGGCTGGAGGCCCACCGCGATCAGCTCGATCCCGACTCCCAGGCCCGCATCCACGCCAACCCCCTGCGGGTGCTCGATTCCAAGAATCCAGGCACCCAGGCCCTGCTGGCCGGTGCCCCCACCCTCGCCGATGCCCTCAGCGGCGAGAGTCACGAGCGCTTCGCGGCCGTGCGCCGGGGGCTGGAGGCTCTGGGCATCCCCTTCCAGCTCAATCCCCGGCTGGTGCGCGGTCTCGACTACTACAGCCACACCGCCTTTGAGATCACCAGCAGCCAGCTCGGGGCCCAGGCCACGGTGTGTGGCGGCGGCCGCTACGACGGCCTGGTGCAGCAGCTCGGCGGCCCGCCCACCCCGGCGATCGGCTGGGCCCTGGGCCTGGAGCGGCTGGTGCTGCTGCTCAGCCAGGCCAGCGCGCCCCCCGCGCAGCCGCTGGACCTCTACGTGGTGAGCCGGGGTGAGGCGGCCGAGGCCCTGGCGGTTCCGCTGGCCCGCTCCTGCCGGGCCGCCGGCCTGGCGGTGGAGTGGGATGCCAGTGGCGCCGCCTTCGCCAAGCAGTTCAAGCGCGCCGATCGCTCCGGCGCCCGCTTCGCGGCCGTGATCGGCGATGGCGAGACGGCCGCGGGGGTGGTGCGGCTCAAGGACCTGCGGGCCGAGGCTGCCGAGCAGCGGCTCAGCCTGGGGGACGTGCCCCGGCACCTGCTCCAGGCCTGCCGGACATGA
- a CDS encoding NAD-dependent epimerase, with protein sequence MTVLVTGAAGFIGAAVCERLLDRGEQVVGVDNLNPYYDPALKRARLERLGAQVAASGCPSAWRFHQLHLADGPALAALLAAVAPSRVIHLAAQAGVRYSLENPGAYVQSNLVAMGHVLEGCRHQQVEHLVYASSSSVYGGNRNLPFAESQPVNHPVSLYAATKKANELMAHTYSHLYGLPATGLRFFTVYGPWGRPDMAPMLFARAIRAGEPIRVFNHGRMRRDFTYIDDIVEGVIRCLDKPATANPHFDAALPDPATSWAPHRLFNIGNAQPEELLQFIAELERALERPAILQLEPMQPGDVEATAADTRALEAWVGFRPSTPLRQGVERFAAWYRQYAG encoded by the coding sequence ATGACCGTTCTCGTCACCGGCGCCGCCGGCTTCATCGGAGCTGCCGTGTGCGAGCGGCTGCTGGACCGTGGCGAGCAGGTGGTGGGGGTCGACAACCTCAACCCCTATTACGACCCCGCCCTCAAGCGCGCGCGGCTGGAGCGGCTGGGGGCGCAAGTCGCTGCCAGCGGCTGCCCGAGCGCCTGGCGGTTTCACCAGCTCCACCTGGCCGATGGTCCGGCGCTGGCGGCGCTGCTGGCGGCCGTGGCCCCCAGCCGGGTGATCCACCTGGCGGCCCAGGCCGGGGTGCGCTACTCCCTGGAGAACCCCGGCGCCTACGTGCAGAGCAACCTGGTGGCCATGGGCCACGTGCTGGAGGGTTGCCGCCACCAGCAGGTGGAGCACCTGGTGTATGCCAGCAGCAGCTCGGTGTACGGCGGTAACCGCAACCTGCCGTTTGCGGAATCGCAGCCGGTGAACCATCCGGTGAGCCTGTATGCCGCCACCAAGAAGGCCAACGAGCTGATGGCCCACACCTACAGCCATCTGTACGGGCTGCCGGCCACCGGCCTGCGCTTTTTCACTGTGTACGGCCCCTGGGGCCGGCCGGACATGGCGCCGATGCTGTTTGCCCGGGCCATCCGGGCCGGAGAGCCGATCCGCGTGTTCAACCACGGGCGCATGCGCCGCGATTTCACCTACATCGACGACATCGTCGAGGGGGTGATCCGCTGCCTCGACAAGCCGGCCACGGCCAATCCCCACTTCGATGCCGCGCTGCCGGATCCGGCCACCAGCTGGGCGCCGCACCGCCTGTTCAACATCGGCAACGCCCAGCCCGAGGAGCTGCTCCAGTTCATCGCCGAGCTGGAGCGGGCCCTGGAGCGGCCGGCGATCCTGCAGCTGGAGCCGATGCAGCCGGGGGATGTGGAGGCCACCGCCGCCGACACCCGGGCCCTGGAGGCCTGGGTGGGCTTCCGGCCCTCCACGCCGCTGCGCCAGGGGGTGGAGCGCTTCGCCGCCTGGTACCGCCAGTACGCCGGCTGA
- a CDS encoding SDR family oxidoreductase — MPSSLPRNLVTGGAGFVGSHLVDRLMEAGQEVICLDNYFTGRKSNIAQWIGHPRFELIRHDVTDPIRLEVDRIWHLACPASPVHYQFNPIKTAKTSFLGTYNMLGLARRVGARLLLASTSEVYGDPEVHPQPESYRGCVNTIGIRSCYDEGKRIAETLCFDYQRMHGTEIRVMRIFNTYGPRMLPDDGRVVSNFIVQALRGEPLTLYGDGSQTRSFCYVDDLVEGMIRLMNGSHTGPMNIGNPGEFTIRQLAELVRARINPDLPLIEKPLPADDPLQRQPVIDLAQRELGWQPTVALEQGLEPTIAWFRELLNDGTAVA; from the coding sequence ATGCCATCCTCCCTGCCCCGCAACCTGGTGACCGGCGGCGCCGGCTTCGTGGGCTCCCACCTGGTGGATCGGCTGATGGAGGCCGGCCAGGAGGTGATCTGCCTCGACAACTACTTCACCGGCCGCAAGAGCAACATCGCCCAGTGGATCGGCCATCCGCGCTTTGAACTGATCCGCCACGACGTGACCGATCCGATCCGCCTGGAGGTGGACCGCATCTGGCACCTGGCCTGCCCCGCCTCGCCGGTGCATTACCAGTTCAACCCGATCAAGACGGCCAAGACCAGCTTCCTCGGCACCTACAACATGCTGGGCCTGGCCCGGCGGGTGGGCGCCCGGCTGCTGCTGGCCAGCACCAGTGAGGTGTACGGCGATCCGGAGGTGCACCCCCAGCCGGAGAGCTACCGCGGTTGTGTGAACACGATCGGTATCCGCAGCTGCTACGACGAGGGCAAGCGCATCGCCGAAACCCTCTGTTTCGACTACCAGCGCATGCACGGCACCGAGATCCGCGTGATGCGCATCTTCAACACCTACGGCCCGCGCATGCTGCCCGACGACGGCCGGGTGGTGAGCAACTTCATCGTGCAGGCCCTGCGCGGTGAGCCGCTCACCCTCTACGGCGATGGCAGCCAGACCCGCTCCTTCTGCTACGTGGACGACCTGGTGGAGGGCATGATCCGGCTGATGAACGGCAGCCACACCGGCCCGATGAACATCGGCAACCCCGGCGAGTTCACCATCCGCCAGCTGGCCGAGCTGGTGCGCGCCCGCATCAACCCCGACCTGCCGCTGATCGAAAAGCCCCTGCCGGCCGACGATCCCCTGCAGCGCCAGCCGGTGATCGACCTGGCCCAGCGGGAGCTGGGCTGGCAGCCCACCGTGGCGCTGGAGCAGGGGCTGGAGCCCACCATCGCCTGGTTCCGGGAGCTGCTGAACGACGGCACCGCGGTGGCCTGA
- a CDS encoding nucleotide sugar dehydrogenase, with protein MSSPDVQRICCIGAGYVGGPTMAVIADRCPGVQVTVVDLNAERIAAWNDPDLGKLPVYEPGLDAVVGRARGRNLHFSTAVDEAIGAADMVFISVNTPTKTRGLGAGQASDLKWVEASARSVARAARGHTIVVEKSTLPVRTAEVIQKILAAATPNGDGRSFSVLSNPEFLAEGTAIPDLEAPDRVLIGGEDPAAIACLAGVYGQWVPSERILTTNLWSSELSKLTANAFLAQRISSINGIAAFCEATGADVREVARAIGADSRIGPKFLQAGPGFGGSCFQKDILNLVYLCRHYGLEEVAAYWEQVVALNHWQQRRIARLVVTRLFGTVTGKRIGVLGFAFKADTNDTRESPAIRVCRDLLEEGAIVQILDPKVPEGQIAADLGQAAGLGEGSWQQVADVHQAASGADALLLLTEWQQFAGIDWPAVAAVMRQPAWLFDARARADGAAARAAGLNVWTVGEG; from the coding sequence ATGTCCAGCCCAGACGTCCAGCGCATCTGCTGCATCGGCGCTGGCTATGTGGGCGGTCCCACGATGGCGGTGATCGCCGATCGCTGTCCCGGGGTGCAGGTCACGGTGGTGGACCTGAACGCCGAGCGCATTGCCGCCTGGAATGATCCCGACCTGGGCAAGCTGCCGGTGTATGAGCCGGGTCTCGATGCGGTGGTGGGCCGGGCCCGCGGCCGCAACCTGCACTTCAGCACCGCGGTGGATGAGGCGATCGGCGCGGCCGACATGGTGTTCATCTCCGTGAACACCCCCACCAAGACCAGGGGCCTGGGCGCCGGCCAGGCCAGCGATCTCAAGTGGGTGGAGGCCAGTGCCCGCTCGGTGGCCAGGGCGGCGCGCGGCCACACGATCGTGGTGGAGAAGAGCACCCTGCCGGTGCGCACCGCCGAAGTGATCCAGAAGATCCTGGCGGCCGCCACGCCGAACGGCGACGGCCGCAGTTTCTCGGTGCTCTCCAACCCCGAGTTTCTGGCCGAGGGCACCGCCATCCCCGATCTGGAGGCGCCCGACCGGGTGCTGATCGGCGGCGAGGACCCCGCCGCCATCGCTTGCCTGGCCGGGGTGTACGGCCAGTGGGTGCCGAGCGAGCGCATCCTCACCACCAACCTCTGGAGCAGCGAGCTCTCCAAGCTCACCGCCAACGCCTTCCTGGCCCAGCGGATCAGCTCGATCAACGGCATTGCCGCCTTCTGCGAGGCCACCGGCGCCGATGTGCGCGAGGTGGCCCGAGCCATCGGTGCCGACAGCCGCATCGGTCCCAAGTTTCTGCAGGCCGGGCCGGGTTTCGGCGGCAGCTGCTTCCAGAAGGACATCCTCAACCTGGTGTATCTCTGCCGCCACTACGGCCTCGAGGAGGTGGCGGCCTACTGGGAGCAGGTGGTGGCGCTCAACCACTGGCAGCAGCGGCGCATCGCCCGGCTGGTGGTGACCAGGCTGTTCGGCACCGTGACCGGCAAGCGCATCGGTGTGCTGGGCTTTGCCTTCAAGGCCGACACCAACGACACGCGCGAATCGCCGGCGATCCGGGTATGCCGGGATCTGCTTGAGGAGGGGGCAATCGTGCAGATCCTCGACCCGAAGGTGCCCGAGGGCCAGATCGCTGCCGACCTGGGCCAGGCGGCCGGCCTGGGTGAGGGCAGCTGGCAGCAGGTGGCCGACGTGCACCAGGCCGCCAGTGGCGCCGATGCCCTGCTGCTGCTCACCGAATGGCAGCAGTTCGCCGGGATCGACTGGCCGGCGGTGGCGGCGGTGATGCGCCAGCCGGCCTGGCTGTTCGACGCCCGCGCCAGGGCCGATGGTGCCGCCGCCCGGGCCGCCGGCCTGAACGTGTGGACCGTGGGGGAGGGCTGA
- a CDS encoding DUF4115 domain-containing protein: MWLELRSADSQLVFVGTLNTGQTLTFPYSDGMRIRSGRPHLLDISLADAPFAPLGVLNDFSWRTLRSPKRPQAAVSATQVRDEAS; the protein is encoded by the coding sequence GTGTGGCTGGAGCTGCGCTCCGCAGACAGTCAGCTGGTCTTCGTGGGCACCTTGAACACCGGTCAGACTCTCACCTTTCCCTACAGCGACGGCATGCGCATCCGTTCGGGGCGGCCTCATCTGCTGGATATTTCCCTGGCTGACGCGCCCTTTGCTCCTCTGGGCGTGCTCAACGATTTCAGCTGGCGCACCCTCAGGTCGCCAAAGCGCCCGCAGGCTGCGGTTTCCGCAACCCAGGTCAGAGACGAAGCGTCGTAA